Proteins from a genomic interval of Zingiber officinale cultivar Zhangliang chromosome 2A, Zo_v1.1, whole genome shotgun sequence:
- the LOC122041600 gene encoding E3 ubiquitin-protein ligase RNF170-like: protein MESPPEDDVCSICHDWFTLPCQANCSHWFCGNCILRVWHHGSALQPCKCPICRRFITLLIPTDAAAQERQDTEASQILENIEKYNRNFGGGSSSLIQRLRDLPFFMRRLLRELMDPQRSLPLVFRARMIFAMVMSAIYVLSPVDIIPEGIFGLVGLLDDLIILLIVLLHVATIYRSVLLYRHGGS from the exons ATGGAATCGCCGCCGGAGGACGACGTCTGCTCGATCTGTCACGATTGGTTCACCCTCCCTTGCCAAGCCAATTGCTCCCATTGGTTCTGCG GAAATTGTATTTTGCGTGTCTGGCATCATGGGTCGGCCCTTCAACCATGCAAATGCCCCATTTGCCGTCGTTTCATAACTTTGCTTATACCCACCGATGCTGCTGCACAAGAAAGGCAAGATACAGAAGCTAGTCAAATTCTTGAAAACATAGAGAAATATAACCGAAATTTTGGTGGAGGCTCATCCAGCCTTATAcag AGGTTAAGAGATCTGCCATTCTTCATGCGAAGGCTGTTAAGAGAGTTGATGGATCCACAGAGGTCACTGCCTCTTGTATTCAGGGCACGAATGATTTTTGCT ATGGTGATGAGTGCAATATATGTGCTCAGTCCGGTTGATATTATCCCAGAAG GTATATTTGGATTGGTCGGTCTGCTAGACGATCTCATCATTCTCCTGATTGTTCTCCTCCACGTTGCTACCATATACCGCTCGGTGCTTCTTTATCGTCATGGTGGTTCCTGA